A genomic window from Winogradskyella sp. J14-2 includes:
- the cysQ gene encoding 3'(2'),5'-bisphosphate nucleotidase CysQ — MNKLLQIAIKASLEAGKVIMQVYDTAFDVEIKDDKSPLTEADKKANDVINSFLIPTEIPIISEENKQTDYNVRKTWKTCWVVDPVDGTKEFIKRNGEFTVNIALVNDGKPVLGVIYVPAVKTIYFANVESNKAFKANLDSHNVTVETILKLAKPLQPKNNSSNKVEVVGSRSHMNEDTLNFVEDLRNEGKEVEIVSKGSSLKFCLVAEGNADVYPRYAPTMEWDTAAGQAICNAVGIKVISKETNQPLIYNKENLLNSYFLVSK, encoded by the coding sequence ATGAATAAACTACTACAAATAGCTATCAAAGCATCACTAGAAGCAGGAAAAGTAATAATGCAAGTGTATGACACCGCTTTTGATGTAGAAATAAAAGATGATAAATCACCGTTAACAGAGGCAGACAAGAAAGCCAATGATGTTATAAATTCATTCCTAATTCCAACAGAGATCCCTATTATTTCAGAAGAAAACAAACAAACGGACTACAATGTTAGAAAGACTTGGAAAACATGTTGGGTAGTTGATCCTGTAGATGGGACTAAAGAATTTATAAAAAGAAACGGTGAGTTTACTGTAAATATAGCTTTGGTAAATGATGGAAAACCGGTTTTAGGCGTTATTTATGTGCCAGCAGTAAAAACTATCTATTTTGCCAATGTAGAGAGCAATAAGGCGTTTAAAGCAAATTTAGATTCTCATAATGTTACAGTGGAAACTATTTTAAAACTAGCAAAACCACTACAACCAAAGAATAACAGTTCTAACAAAGTTGAGGTTGTTGGAAGTCGCTCACACATGAACGAAGATACTTTAAACTTTGTTGAGGATTTAAGAAATGAAGGTAAAGAGGTAGAAATTGTATCAAAGGGAAGCTCATTAAAATTCTGTTTGGTCGCAGAAGGTAATGCCGACGTATATCCACGTTATGCACCAACTATGGAATGGGACACTGCAGCAGGTCAAGCCATATGTAATGCAGTAGGTATAAAGGTAATCTCCAAAGAAACCAACCAACCACTAATCTATAACAAAGAAAACCTATTAAACAGCTATTTTTTAGTTAGTAAGTAA
- a CDS encoding DUF2061 domain-containing protein, whose protein sequence is MADVSYKRHIAKTITWRLVGTLDTILLSWLVTGDPLAGLKIGLAEITTKSVLYYLHERVWYKINLSKDGILLESRKRHIAKTFTWRFIGTLDTMTLAWIISGNPLAAMQIGFAEVITKMVLYYIHERAWYKINFGITKRK, encoded by the coding sequence ATGGCAGACGTATCATATAAGAGACATATAGCCAAAACCATTACTTGGAGACTGGTAGGTACACTAGACACCATACTTTTATCATGGTTAGTTACAGGAGACCCTTTAGCAGGTTTAAAAATAGGCTTAGCAGAAATTACAACAAAATCAGTTTTATACTATCTACATGAGCGCGTATGGTATAAAATAAACCTCTCAAAAGATGGAATATTACTAGAAAGTAGAAAACGGCACATAGCAAAAACATTTACTTGGCGTTTTATAGGCACATTAGACACCATGACTTTGGCGTGGATAATATCAGGAAACCCCTTAGCAGCCATGCAAATAGGGTTTGCAGAAGTAATCACAAAAATGGTGCTTTACTATATTCACGAACGCGCTTGGTATAAAATTAACTTTGGTATAACAAAAAGAAAATAA
- the cysC gene encoding adenylyl-sulfate kinase, which translates to MKDNITPHNYQISVRDRRERNGHNSFLLWFTGLSGSGKSTIANVVEQKLFKEGIKTYTLDGDNMRKGINGDLTFSPEDRTENIRRIAEVANLMIDAGLVILAAFVSPYKKDRENIRSIVKDVNFVEIFVNTSVEECERRDVKGLYKKARAGEIKNMTGISAPYEAPENPDIEIRTENESVESAAQRIAEYITPKLKLNDE; encoded by the coding sequence ATGAAAGACAATATAACACCTCACAATTATCAGATCTCAGTAAGAGATAGAAGAGAGAGAAACGGCCATAATTCGTTTTTGTTATGGTTTACGGGTCTTTCAGGTTCGGGTAAATCAACTATAGCCAATGTTGTAGAACAAAAACTATTTAAAGAAGGCATAAAAACATATACCTTAGACGGTGACAACATGAGGAAAGGAATTAATGGTGATTTAACCTTTTCTCCAGAAGATAGAACTGAAAATATCCGTAGAATTGCAGAGGTGGCTAATTTAATGATAGATGCTGGTTTAGTGATACTTGCAGCTTTTGTGTCACCCTACAAAAAAGACCGAGAGAACATTAGAAGTATCGTTAAAGATGTTAACTTTGTTGAAATATTTGTGAATACCAGCGTAGAAGAGTGCGAAAGACGAGACGTAAAAGGACTTTATAAAAAAGCACGCGCTGGCGAAATAAAAAATATGACAGGAATTTCAGCACCTTATGAAGCACCAGAAAATCCTGATATTGAAATAAGAACAGAAAACGAATCGGTAGAGTCAGCAGCTCAACGAATCGCAGAATATATAACACCAAAATTAAAACTCAACGATGAGTAA
- the cysD gene encoding sulfate adenylyltransferase subunit CysD codes for MSKYYLNYLDELESEAIFVLREVWAQFENPVILFSGGKDSILVTHLAKKAFYPAKIPFPLMHVDTGHNFPETIAFRDNIIKELGAQLIVGSVQESIDEGRVAEEKGKNATRNALQITTLLDAIETNKIDCAIGGGRRDEEKARAKERFFSHRDDFGQWDPKNQRPELWNIFNGKHFEGEHFRAFPISNWTEMDVWNYIKRENIAIPSLYFAHQREVVWRQDSWIPNSEFLVLEDHEEVVTKKIRFRTLGDITITGGVESDADTLEKIAAEVAGMRNTERGNRSDDKRSESAMEDRKRQGYF; via the coding sequence ATGAGTAAGTACTATTTAAATTATCTAGACGAGTTAGAGAGTGAAGCTATTTTTGTTTTACGTGAAGTATGGGCACAATTTGAAAATCCGGTAATATTATTCTCTGGAGGAAAAGATTCTATTTTGGTAACACATTTAGCCAAAAAAGCATTTTATCCAGCGAAAATCCCATTTCCCTTAATGCATGTAGATACAGGGCATAACTTTCCAGAAACTATTGCTTTTAGAGATAATATAATTAAAGAATTAGGAGCACAACTAATCGTAGGTTCTGTACAAGAATCTATTGACGAAGGGCGCGTTGCAGAAGAAAAAGGAAAGAACGCTACACGAAACGCACTTCAAATTACCACACTTCTCGATGCTATCGAAACTAATAAGATAGATTGTGCTATTGGCGGTGGGCGTCGTGACGAAGAAAAAGCAAGAGCCAAAGAGCGCTTCTTTTCTCATAGAGATGATTTTGGACAATGGGATCCTAAAAACCAACGACCAGAATTGTGGAATATATTCAACGGAAAGCACTTTGAAGGCGAACACTTTAGAGCATTCCCAATAAGTAACTGGACAGAAATGGACGTATGGAACTACATTAAACGCGAGAATATCGCTATTCCATCATTATACTTTGCACATCAACGTGAGGTAGTTTGGAGACAAGACTCATGGATTCCAAATTCTGAATTTTTAGTATTAGAAGACCATGAAGAAGTAGTGACAAAAAAAATACGCTTTAGAACGCTAGGCGATATAACTATAACAGGTGGTGTAGAATCTGACGCAGATACATTAGAGAAAATTGCTGCTGAAGTTGCTGGTATGCGCAATACAGAGCGAGGAAACAGAAGCGACGATAAGCGATCAGAATCTGCTATGGAAGACCGTAAGCGTCAAGGGTACTTTTAG
- the cysN gene encoding sulfate adenylyltransferase subunit CysN, which translates to MLDNNQLLRFTTAGSVDDGKSTLIGRLLYDSKSIFEDQLEAIENTSKKKGHDGVDLALFTDGLRDEREQGITIDVAYRYFTTPKRKFIIADTPGHIQYTRNMVTGASTANVATILIDARHGVIEQTKRHAFIASLLQIPHIIVCVNKMDLVDFSEEVFNNIVSEFEEISSKMLVKDVRFIPMSALLGDNVVNKSENMPWYQGAPMLHTLETMHISSDINKVDARFPVQTVIRPQRDGFIDYRGYAGRVASGILRKGDEVTVMPSGFTSKVKSINLFDKELDEAYAPMSVSITLEDDIDISRGDMIVRSNNKPEPSQDIEVMLCWLNNSPAKPRAKYTIKHTSNDQKAMIKEVVYKYDINTLERKSEDSDLAMNDIAKVKIRTTKPLMIDSYRENRATGSIILVDDATNETVAAGMIV; encoded by the coding sequence ATGTTAGACAACAATCAACTATTACGTTTTACAACCGCAGGAAGTGTAGATGATGGAAAAAGTACATTAATAGGGCGTTTGCTATACGATTCTAAATCTATTTTCGAAGACCAACTAGAAGCAATTGAGAATACAAGTAAGAAAAAAGGTCATGACGGCGTAGATTTAGCACTATTTACAGATGGTTTAAGAGACGAAAGAGAGCAGGGTATCACCATTGATGTCGCATACAGATATTTTACAACGCCAAAGCGTAAATTTATAATTGCAGATACACCAGGGCATATACAATATACGCGCAACATGGTTACTGGAGCATCAACAGCTAATGTAGCGACTATTCTAATTGATGCACGCCATGGCGTAATTGAGCAAACAAAACGCCATGCATTTATAGCATCACTATTGCAAATACCGCACATTATTGTTTGTGTAAATAAAATGGATTTGGTTGATTTCTCCGAAGAGGTCTTTAATAATATTGTATCAGAATTTGAAGAGATTTCTTCAAAAATGCTTGTTAAGGATGTTCGATTTATACCAATGTCGGCACTATTAGGAGACAATGTTGTAAATAAGTCAGAAAACATGCCTTGGTACCAAGGCGCACCGATGCTACACACTTTAGAAACGATGCATATTAGTAGTGATATTAATAAAGTAGATGCACGCTTTCCTGTACAAACGGTAATAAGGCCACAACGCGACGGGTTCATTGATTATAGAGGTTATGCAGGTCGTGTAGCTAGTGGAATTCTAAGAAAGGGTGATGAGGTTACTGTAATGCCATCAGGTTTTACATCAAAAGTAAAAAGTATCAACCTCTTCGATAAAGAGTTGGACGAAGCCTATGCACCAATGTCAGTTTCTATTACTTTAGAGGACGATATAGACATTAGTCGAGGAGATATGATAGTACGTTCTAACAACAAGCCAGAACCTTCTCAGGATATTGAAGTGATGTTATGTTGGTTAAATAACAGTCCAGCAAAACCAAGGGCAAAATACACCATTAAACATACGTCTAATGATCAAAAGGCCATGATAAAAGAGGTGGTATATAAATACGACATTAATACTTTAGAGCGTAAGAGTGAAGATAGTGATTTAGCGATGAATGATATAGCCAAAGTTAAAATACGCACTACAAAACCCTTAATGATTGATTCTTACCGAGAGAACAGGGCAACTGGAAGTATTATTCTAGTAGATGATGCCACTAATGAAACGGTTGCTGCAGGAATGATCGTATAA
- the pseB gene encoding UDP-N-acetylglucosamine 4,6-dehydratase (inverting) yields the protein MFTLKNKSILITGGTGSLGKALTNHILNKHPEVKKLVIFSRDEQKQFQMAQEYPSDKFPQIRFFIGDVRDRERLERAFQHIDYVIHAAAMKHVHIAEYNPDECIKTNINGAENVVDACFKTNVERVVALSTDKACAPINLYGATKLTSDKLFIAANNIKGQNPIKFSVVRYGNVMGSNGSVIPFFINKKKEENRLPITDPNMTRFNISLQGGVDMVMHALEHAWGGELFVPKIPSYKIMDVAEAIGPHCEKPVIGIRPGEKVHEEMITASDSFYTYDLGKYYTILPATHQWSLDDFIETFDAKKVPQGFSYNSGDNSDWETIESLRALIKEHVDPTFEV from the coding sequence ATGTTTACATTAAAGAATAAATCAATTTTAATAACTGGTGGGACAGGGTCACTAGGTAAAGCACTTACTAACCATATACTCAACAAACACCCAGAAGTAAAAAAATTAGTTATATTTTCTCGAGACGAACAGAAACAATTTCAGATGGCTCAAGAGTATCCATCAGACAAATTTCCTCAAATTAGGTTTTTTATTGGCGATGTTAGAGATAGAGAACGACTAGAGAGAGCTTTTCAGCACATAGATTATGTCATACACGCTGCAGCAATGAAGCACGTTCATATTGCAGAATATAACCCAGACGAGTGTATTAAAACCAACATTAATGGCGCAGAAAATGTAGTAGATGCCTGCTTTAAAACTAATGTAGAGCGGGTCGTAGCCTTGTCAACAGATAAAGCGTGTGCACCCATAAACTTGTATGGCGCGACCAAGCTTACATCAGATAAGTTATTCATTGCGGCAAACAACATTAAAGGGCAAAATCCAATTAAGTTTTCGGTTGTAAGGTATGGCAACGTTATGGGATCTAACGGATCGGTAATCCCTTTCTTTATTAATAAGAAAAAAGAAGAAAATAGGTTGCCAATTACAGACCCAAACATGACGCGATTTAATATCTCTTTACAAGGAGGTGTAGATATGGTAATGCATGCCTTAGAACACGCTTGGGGAGGCGAATTATTTGTCCCTAAAATACCATCTTATAAAATCATGGATGTTGCTGAGGCCATTGGACCTCATTGCGAAAAGCCAGTAATTGGTATTAGACCAGGTGAGAAAGTGCATGAAGAAATGATAACAGCCTCTGACTCGTTTTATACCTATGATTTAGGAAAATATTATACCATTTTACCAGCAACCCATCAGTGGAGTTTAGACGACTTTATAGAAACCTTTGATGCAAAAAAAGTACCACAAGGTTTCAGTTACAATTCTGGCGATAATAGTGATTGGGAAACTATAGAAAGTTTAAGAGCTCTAATTAAAGAACACGTAGACCCAACTTTTGAAGTATAA
- the pseC gene encoding UDP-4-amino-4,6-dideoxy-N-acetyl-beta-L-altrosamine transaminase, whose protein sequence is MNKPIIPYGRQYIDQNDIDTVIDTLTADFLTQGPKVIEFEEKFAKYIGSKYAVAVSNATAGLHIAVMALGLKPGERVITTPITFAASANCVRYCGGEVWFADIDSDTYTLSLESTKKLIESKPKGFFKGIIPVDFAGLPVNLEQFKALATEHDLWIIEDACHAPGGYFSDTKGVKQMCGNGKYADIGIFSFHPVKHIACGEGGMVTTNSKDLYDRLSRLRTHGITKDNMSENHGGWYYEMQELGYNYRLTDIQSALGITQLEKNNAGVRRRNEIAQNYKNAFYGKIKFQSLPEGTYNAHHLFVIEVENRKALYDYLREAGIYAQIHYIPVHTLPYYKSIGYEGADLGNSEAYYSKCISLPMYPTLTDEEQSFVIEKVLGFLNE, encoded by the coding sequence ATGAATAAGCCTATCATACCATACGGACGTCAGTATATTGATCAAAACGATATCGATACAGTTATCGATACATTAACCGCAGATTTTTTAACACAAGGCCCTAAGGTTATTGAATTTGAAGAAAAATTTGCTAAATACATTGGTAGCAAGTATGCTGTAGCTGTTTCTAACGCAACAGCAGGGCTTCACATCGCAGTTATGGCTTTAGGATTAAAACCTGGTGAGCGAGTTATAACAACACCAATAACATTTGCAGCATCTGCCAACTGTGTGAGGTATTGTGGTGGTGAGGTCTGGTTTGCAGACATAGACTCTGACACCTACACGCTGTCTTTAGAAAGCACTAAGAAGCTCATAGAAAGTAAGCCGAAAGGATTTTTTAAAGGCATTATACCTGTAGATTTTGCAGGCTTACCCGTAAACTTAGAACAATTTAAGGCATTGGCAACTGAGCATGATTTATGGATTATTGAAGATGCCTGCCATGCGCCAGGAGGTTATTTTTCAGATACAAAAGGTGTAAAACAAATGTGCGGTAACGGCAAATATGCGGATATTGGGATTTTTTCGTTTCACCCCGTAAAACATATTGCTTGTGGTGAAGGAGGTATGGTGACTACTAATTCAAAAGATTTGTACGACCGACTATCTCGACTTAGAACACATGGTATTACAAAGGATAATATGAGCGAAAATCATGGTGGCTGGTATTACGAGATGCAAGAACTTGGATACAACTATAGGTTAACAGATATTCAATCGGCATTGGGTATTACGCAGTTAGAAAAAAACAATGCAGGTGTTAGAAGAAGGAATGAAATAGCTCAAAATTATAAAAATGCCTTTTATGGTAAAATCAAGTTTCAAAGTCTCCCAGAAGGAACTTATAATGCCCACCATTTATTTGTTATTGAGGTAGAAAACAGAAAAGCACTCTACGATTATTTAAGAGAAGCAGGTATATACGCACAAATACATTATATCCCTGTACATACACTACCGTATTACAAATCTATTGGATACGAAGGTGCTGACCTAGGAAATTCAGAAGCGTATTATTCAAAGTGTATTAGTTTGCCCATGTACCCAACCCTAACCGATGAAGAACAATCTTTTGTTATTGAAAAAGTATTAGGGTTTCTTAATGAGTAA
- the pseF gene encoding pseudaminic acid cytidylyltransferase — MSNLAIIPARGGSKRIPKKNIKSFLGKPIIAYSIEAALKSNCFEEVMVSTDDSEIAKIAVQYGAKVPFIRSHENANDFAVLADVISEVLERYASNNKKFKNICCLLPTAPFIDSEKLKEAYRIFMDKKFDSIFPILEYSFPIQRSLKIEDGKVKMVWEEHLKTRSQDLEPRYHDSGQFYWVKSDKFLIEKKLFTQNTGSYIISQLEAQDIDTETDWKLAEIKYKLMLDEKKNNF; from the coding sequence ATGAGTAACTTAGCCATCATACCAGCACGAGGAGGAAGTAAAAGAATACCAAAAAAGAATATCAAATCTTTTTTAGGAAAGCCCATTATTGCGTATTCTATTGAAGCAGCCTTAAAAAGCAATTGCTTTGAAGAGGTTATGGTCTCTACAGACGACTCGGAAATTGCTAAAATTGCTGTTCAGTATGGCGCAAAAGTGCCTTTTATAAGAAGCCATGAAAACGCAAATGATTTTGCGGTTTTAGCAGATGTTATTAGTGAAGTTCTCGAGAGATATGCATCTAATAACAAAAAATTTAAAAACATTTGTTGTCTTCTACCAACAGCCCCTTTTATAGATTCTGAAAAGCTAAAAGAAGCGTATAGAATTTTTATGGATAAAAAATTTGACAGCATATTTCCAATTCTGGAGTACTCTTTTCCTATTCAAAGATCACTTAAAATAGAGGATGGTAAAGTTAAAATGGTCTGGGAAGAACACTTAAAAACAAGATCTCAAGATTTAGAACCTAGATACCATGATTCTGGACAATTTTACTGGGTAAAGTCGGATAAATTTTTAATTGAAAAAAAATTATTCACTCAAAATACAGGCTCATACATCATTTCACAATTGGAAGCTCAAGATATTGATACTGAAACCGACTGGAAGTTAGCAGAAATAAAATACAAATTGATGCTTGATGAAAAAAAGAATAATTTTTAG
- the pseG gene encoding UDP-2,4-diacetamido-2,4,6-trideoxy-beta-L-altropyranose hydrolase, with product MKKRIIFRADGDASTGLGHLYRLFGLVEVLKDSFDFVFVTKASSTFSVIPKSYKTHFIPEHIDFKDEVTWLSQSYNPNDHITIVDGYQFNSTYQKKIKDKGYTLVYIDDLASEHIFADLVINHSPYLTEKHYKKEPYTKLALGTRYALLRPGFLKEAKLERNIKSIDSAFVCFGGADPFNLTYKAVTALLQLNRIKKISVVLGGAYKFNEILELKNTHPLKIDLYKNLSENELIKVMKNCNFAIVPASTILFEICCIKMPVLSGFYVENQELIYKGFLNKKSIYEGGDMSKFKALDFHRIVKNLLLKNDYSLYVSHQKVLFDKMIKERHVNLIKSLC from the coding sequence ATGAAAAAAAGAATAATTTTTAGGGCAGATGGTGATGCAAGCACAGGTTTAGGGCATCTGTATAGGCTATTTGGTCTTGTTGAAGTCCTTAAAGACAGCTTTGATTTTGTATTTGTTACCAAAGCGTCTTCTACCTTTAGTGTTATCCCCAAAAGCTACAAGACTCATTTTATTCCAGAACATATAGATTTTAAAGATGAAGTCACCTGGCTTTCTCAAAGCTATAATCCTAACGATCATATAACTATTGTAGACGGATACCAATTCAATAGCACATATCAAAAGAAAATAAAAGATAAAGGATATACACTTGTGTATATAGATGATTTGGCATCAGAACACATCTTTGCAGACCTTGTAATAAACCATTCGCCTTACCTAACCGAAAAACACTACAAAAAAGAACCTTATACCAAGTTAGCACTTGGAACAAGATATGCACTACTTAGACCAGGTTTTTTAAAAGAAGCGAAGCTAGAAAGAAACATTAAAAGTATTGATTCGGCATTTGTTTGCTTTGGTGGTGCCGACCCGTTTAATTTAACATACAAAGCGGTAACTGCCCTATTGCAATTAAATAGAATTAAAAAAATATCAGTGGTCTTGGGCGGAGCCTATAAATTCAATGAGATTTTAGAATTAAAAAACACTCACCCATTAAAAATCGATTTGTATAAGAATCTTTCTGAAAACGAATTGATAAAAGTTATGAAAAACTGCAACTTTGCAATTGTACCGGCAAGCACTATTTTGTTTGAAATATGTTGTATAAAAATGCCAGTTTTGAGTGGCTTTTATGTTGAAAACCAAGAACTAATTTATAAGGGGTTTTTAAATAAAAAATCTATCTACGAAGGTGGCGATATGTCAAAATTTAAGGCGTTAGACTTTCATCGTATTGTAAAAAATTTACTTTTAAAAAATGATTATAGCTTGTATGTATCACATCAAAAAGTATTATTTGACAAAATGATAAAAGAGAGACATGTAAATTTAATTAAGTCTTTATGCTAA
- a CDS encoding methionyl-tRNA formyltransferase, with translation MLKLAVLCSGGLGLDTLKRVHIKYKIECILTDSNSKGIIDYAEQSRIPCFIGNPRNGKGYHFIKTYDIDVIISVNYLFLLESDVINHSNILTFNIHGSLLPKYRGRTPHVWAIINGETKAGITAHQIDSGCDTGKIIHQIEVPITNDDTGASILNKYTKLYFPLIEKVLNDILLGTLKLYPQNEQNATYFGKRTPYDGEINWDWDKERIRNWVRAQSHPYPGAFTFLDGKKIIIDKVIYLNQERVKSADNGEIVQTTPKILVNVKDGLIILETIRTENCNFEKGNKFENENRK, from the coding sequence ATGCTAAAATTGGCGGTATTATGTAGTGGTGGTCTCGGTCTAGACACACTAAAAAGAGTGCACATCAAGTATAAAATAGAATGTATTTTAACTGATAGTAATTCCAAAGGAATTATAGATTATGCAGAACAATCAAGAATACCTTGCTTTATAGGAAATCCAAGAAATGGAAAAGGCTACCATTTCATAAAAACCTACGATATTGATGTTATAATTTCTGTAAACTACTTGTTTTTGCTGGAATCTGATGTTATAAACCACTCCAATATCCTTACATTCAATATACATGGCTCACTCTTGCCAAAATATAGAGGAAGGACTCCTCACGTGTGGGCTATAATCAACGGAGAAACAAAAGCGGGTATTACGGCCCACCAAATAGATTCGGGATGTGACACAGGAAAAATCATACATCAAATAGAGGTGCCAATAACAAATGATGATACAGGCGCGAGCATTCTAAATAAGTACACTAAACTATACTTTCCTTTGATAGAAAAAGTGCTCAATGATATTTTACTAGGAACCCTTAAATTATATCCCCAAAACGAACAAAACGCAACTTACTTTGGTAAACGAACACCATACGACGGTGAAATAAATTGGGATTGGGATAAGGAAAGAATCAGAAATTGGGTAAGAGCACAATCCCATCCCTATCCTGGCGCGTTTACCTTTTTAGACGGAAAAAAGATTATTATTGACAAAGTCATCTACTTAAATCAAGAAAGAGTAAAAAGTGCGGACAATGGAGAAATAGTTCAAACTACACCCAAGATTTTGGTTAACGTAAAAGATGGCCTTATAATATTAGAGACGATACGAACAGAAAACTGTAATTTTGAAAAAGGAAACAAATTTGAAAATGAAAATAGGAAATAA
- the pseI gene encoding pseudaminic acid synthase: MKIGNKSIGKNHPCFIIAELSANHNGNLDVAIETIKAAKKTGADAIKLQTYTPDTLTIDSDKDYFKIEGGTLWDGKTLHELYGEAYTPWQWHKKLFEVAQQEGLICFSSPFDFSAVDFLEELNVPAYKIASFEIQDIPLIEYAASKKKPIMISTGIAEEDDIQLAVDTCRKVGNNDITLLKCTSSYPAPLELANLNTIPDLKKRFNVEVGFSDHTYGSLAPTIAVTLGAKVIEKHFILDKKIGGPDADFSLDVNEFTDMVKKVRDTEKLLGEVSYEISEKVRKNRKFARSLFVVNDVKKGDVISSENIRSIRPGYGLHPKYYNKILGKQFTCNVNRGEPLSLSMIEGL, encoded by the coding sequence ATGAAAATAGGAAATAAGAGCATTGGTAAAAATCATCCCTGTTTTATTATTGCAGAATTATCAGCCAACCATAACGGAAATTTAGATGTTGCAATAGAAACGATTAAAGCAGCAAAGAAAACTGGCGCAGACGCTATTAAATTACAAACCTACACTCCAGATACTTTAACTATAGATTCTGATAAAGATTATTTTAAGATAGAAGGAGGTACATTATGGGACGGAAAGACACTACACGAATTATATGGGGAAGCTTATACACCTTGGCAATGGCACAAAAAACTTTTTGAAGTTGCCCAACAGGAAGGATTAATATGTTTCTCTTCTCCATTTGATTTTTCGGCAGTTGATTTTCTAGAAGAACTTAATGTTCCAGCTTACAAGATTGCTTCTTTTGAAATTCAAGATATTCCATTAATAGAATACGCCGCATCAAAAAAGAAGCCTATAATGATATCAACAGGGATAGCAGAAGAAGATGATATTCAACTAGCTGTAGATACCTGCAGAAAAGTTGGAAATAATGACATTACACTACTCAAATGCACCTCGTCCTATCCAGCTCCATTAGAGTTGGCAAATCTAAACACTATTCCTGATTTGAAAAAACGATTTAATGTTGAGGTAGGATTTAGTGACCACACATATGGTTCTTTAGCACCAACAATTGCAGTAACCTTGGGAGCTAAAGTGATTGAGAAGCATTTTATTTTAGACAAAAAAATAGGAGGTCCAGATGCAGATTTTTCTTTAGATGTTAACGAATTTACCGATATGGTTAAAAAAGTAAGAGATACAGAAAAATTATTAGGCGAAGTTTCTTATGAGATTTCTGAAAAGGTAAGAAAAAACAGAAAGTTTGCACGGTCCTTATTTGTTGTTAACGATGTAAAAAAGGGAGACGTTATTAGCTCAGAAAATATAAGATCTATTAGACCGGGTTATGGTCTTCACCCAAAGTATTACAATAAAATCCTCGGAAAACAGTTTACATGTAATGTAAACCGTGGCGAACCACTTTCGCTTAGTATGATTGAAGGCTTATAG